The Pygocentrus nattereri isolate fPygNat1 chromosome 1, fPygNat1.pri, whole genome shotgun sequence genome window below encodes:
- the dcp1b gene encoding mRNA-decapping enzyme 1B: MTASGGVPCLPTKGLDISLAALQRHDPYINNIMDVASQVALYTFNNDTSEWEKTDVEGTLFVYTRLASPKHGFTIMNRLSMDNLTEPITKDLDFQLQDPFLLYRNARLSIYGIWFYDKADCQRIAELTKNLTRQEQQLHTQTQTHSGWVSPQRLESREGKGVDILQMLTKARDEYDKGKLSSEPKEIGSGGAIYDNPNLIKPIPLKPKERQQPAVQEFGRPSQSQSQQDGETESRHLSIAALFSTQARASSVSPQPRSGACKAVSGRPAVVRSLSYNDPSPTAGGAVVSISPNLHCPAIQKLMSGPRGPVVPLQPVSESPENRLCENGPAQSRPDPIQRLLHTPPQSSHTAAYTSIPPPLIPQLVGAEPAVFSESQPKAPASAQGQLLFYSPSKVMVPPAAPPATGSSTSVGLGVVSPHELLQKLQLVQQEQSGGQEHSRPSLAPSFHKAPLQHNLPTSQNTLEPAKVNSPQRIPATVAPTLLLSPSMFSQAKAPRAEPEEPRVLSRSELQATLLHLIRNDASFLDTIYQAYVSSRAKDSSSPPF, encoded by the exons ATGACCGCGTCCGGAGGGGTCCCCTGTCTGCCCACCAAGGGGCTGGACATCAGCCTGGCCGCCCTGCAGAGACACGACCCttatatcaacaacattatggaCGTAGCGAGTCAAGTCGCGCTGTACACCTTCAACAACGACACCAGCGAGTGG GAAAAGACGGACGTTGAGGGCACCTTGTTCGTGTATACGAG aCTCGCTTCTCCCAAACACGGCTTCACCATCATGAACCGACTCAGTATGGACAACCTGACAGAACCCATCACCAAGGACCTGGACTTCCAGCTCCAGGACCCCTTTCTGCTCTACAGGAACGCTCGCT TGTCCATCTACGGGATCTGGTTCTACGATAAGGCGGACTGTCAGCGCATCGCAGAGCTGACCAAAAA tctgaCGAGGCAGGAGCAGCAGCTGCACACGCAGACGCAGACTCACAGCGGCTGGGTGTCTCCACAAAGGCTGGAGTCCAGAGAGGGGAAAGGAGTGGACATTCTGCAGATGCTCACCAAGGCACGCGACGAGTACGACAAG GGTAAGCTTAGCTCTGAGCCTAAGGAAATCGGCAGTGGAGGGGCGATCTACGACAACCCCAACCTGATCAAGCCCATTCCACTCAAAccaaaagagagacagcagcCAGCGGTACAGGAGTTCGGGAGGCCGAGTCAGAGCCAAAGCCAGCAG GATGGAGAGACGGAGTCCAGGCATCTCTCGATCGCAGCTCTGTTCAGCACTCAGGCCAGAGCCAGCTCTGTCTCCCCACAGCCCAGATCAGGTGCATGCAAAGCGGTTTCAGGGCGGCCAGCTGTGGTACGCTCCCTGTCCTACAACGACCCGTCTCcgacagcagggggcgctgtggTGTCCATCAGCCCTAACCTGCACTGCCCTGCCATCCAGAAGCTGATGAGCGGCCCTCGAGGGCCGGTGGTACCGCTGCAGCCCGTCTCAGAGTCTCCCGAAAACAGACTGTGCGAAAACGGGCCCGCACAGAGCCGACCCGATCCCATACAGAGACTCCTCCACACCCCTCCTCAGTCCTCCCACACAGCCGCctacacctccatccctccccctcTCATCCCTCAGCTGGTGGGCGCAGAGCCAGCGGTGTTCAGCGAGAGCCAGCCGAAGGCTCCGGCCTCAGCCCAGGGCCAGCTCCTCTTCTACAGCCCTTCAAAAGTGATGGTGCCCCCTGCTGCTCCACCAGCCACTGGCTCTAGCACCAGCGTGGGGCTGGGCGTGGTCTCCCCCCATGAGCTGCTCCAGAAGCTACAGCTAGTGCAGCAGGAGcagagtggtgggcaggagCACTCCCGGCCAAGCCTGGCACCCAGCTTCCACAAAGCCCCTCTACAGCACAACCTGCCCACCAGCCAGAACACCTTAGAACCTGCAAAG GTAAACTCGCCGCAGCGAATCCCAGCCACGGTAGCCCCCACCCTGCTGCTGTCGCCCAGCATGTTCTCTCAGGCTAAGGCGCCCCGGGCGGAGCCAGAGGAGCCACGAGTTCTCAGCCGCTCTGAGCTGCAGGCAACACTGCTGCACCTCATCAGG AACGACGCATCTTTCCTCGACACAATCTATCAAGCCTACGTCTCCTCCCGGGCCAAGGACTCGAGCTCTCCACCCTTCTGA